Proteins encoded by one window of Kribbella italica:
- a CDS encoding cobalamin biosynthesis protein has translation MSRALGLILGFAADRVLGDPRRFHPVAGFGRAASRLEGVAYADSRAAGTAYAAVLVGSVTAAGVAAERLTKDRPVARTLVTAVATWAVLGGRSLEREASVMSGLLEAKNLPAARERLSHLCSRDATDLDADELARATVESIAENTSDATVAPLVWGGLFGVPGLVGYRAANTLDAMVGYKSGRYLRFGWASARFDDLVNLVPARVCAVLTGLASGRPREAWRIWRRDAGGHPSPNAGPVEASFAGALDLRLGGTNTYGEEIEDRGTLGDGLRPGVADVRRTAVLARRVSYGAAAVAAILAIAGKQVAGRQLASEQVARRRTGRGAR, from the coding sequence GTGTCCAGAGCACTCGGCCTGATCCTCGGCTTCGCCGCCGACCGCGTCCTCGGCGACCCGCGCCGTTTTCACCCGGTCGCGGGCTTCGGCCGAGCCGCGTCCCGGCTCGAGGGCGTCGCGTACGCCGACTCACGAGCAGCCGGTACGGCGTACGCAGCCGTGCTCGTCGGTTCGGTCACCGCCGCGGGCGTCGCCGCCGAGCGGCTCACCAAGGACCGGCCGGTCGCGCGGACGCTGGTGACGGCCGTGGCGACCTGGGCCGTCCTCGGCGGGCGGAGCCTGGAGCGCGAGGCCTCGGTCATGTCCGGCCTGCTGGAGGCGAAGAACCTTCCGGCGGCGCGCGAGCGGCTGAGTCACCTCTGCAGCCGCGACGCCACGGATCTCGATGCCGACGAGTTGGCCCGCGCGACTGTGGAATCGATCGCGGAGAACACGAGCGACGCGACGGTGGCGCCGCTCGTGTGGGGTGGGCTGTTCGGTGTGCCGGGGTTGGTCGGCTATCGCGCGGCTAACACGCTCGATGCGATGGTTGGGTACAAGTCGGGGCGTTATCTCAGGTTCGGTTGGGCTTCGGCGCGGTTCGATGATCTGGTCAACCTGGTGCCTGCTCGGGTCTGTGCGGTGCTGACTGGGCTGGCGTCAGGGCGGCCGCGCGAGGCCTGGCGGATCTGGCGGCGCGACGCCGGCGGACATCCGAGCCCGAACGCGGGACCGGTCGAGGCGTCGTTCGCCGGCGCGCTCGACCTGCGGCTCGGCGGGACCAACACGTACGGCGAGGAGATCGAGGACCGCGGCACGCTCGGTGACGGGCTCCGGCCGGGCGTCGCCGACGTCCGCCGTACGGCCGTGCTCGCGAGGAGAGTGTCGTACGGCGCGGCAGCCGTCGCGGCGATTCTGGCGATCGCGGGCAAGCAGGTCGCGGGCAGGCAGCTCGCGAGCGAGCAGGTCGCGCGGCGGCGTACCGGACGGGGAGCACGATGA